A genomic window from Rhodococcus sp. KBS0724 includes:
- a CDS encoding PQQ-binding-like beta-propeller repeat protein, whose protein sequence is MSPLRSMTPAKFGSLLFAATTVLATGFGSSTGSIGSAGGSLDPDTSVYADTGWVTLHGDSGNRRQQLGVEPAQSYTRWTALQGASILTAPTMLPNGNLAITTGKAEGNSNLHVLDKFGTVVWETPAWTGKNGVDSAAIISSPIIDKDGNIFVSDADQLWSYTSDGVLRWVIDLPAAPSPNPFADGSRAINPFVTAAFTKDGAVFGTTVFGQVIVADRATGELRAPVFQLPGSIAKRHTKTPMSPNMWAGGMMDPAIKDPIFQIIMGGIVQSANTPAVDSVTGRVYVAATDKEEDKGALYGLDVVPPKNGAPGSISIAFAAQMGPGSGSSPVISPDGKTVYTCDDEGLLYAFDAASGKELWNAPSGAAAAAVAVDARGSIYALTNPGVLSAYSAAGAKLWDADLSELTNATLPVSDVYGAPVVRGNGNPTVVNGSILIEVFYGYDVPIQGYPVSVPVKSAIVDIDPVTGKGMRNIGFATDTTEGILAVTPDGRIFSTLGVMTSTAVAPLAPMINPTLPDGLELIAPSGGLDGFIPNK, encoded by the coding sequence ATGAGTCCTCTGAGATCGATGACCCCGGCCAAGTTCGGGTCCCTACTCTTTGCTGCAACTACGGTGCTGGCAACAGGATTCGGAAGCAGCACCGGCAGTATCGGCAGCGCCGGTGGAAGCCTCGACCCCGACACATCCGTCTACGCCGACACAGGGTGGGTTACTCTGCACGGCGATTCGGGCAATCGCCGCCAACAACTCGGCGTCGAACCAGCGCAGAGTTACACCCGGTGGACAGCTCTGCAAGGCGCGTCGATTCTCACCGCTCCCACGATGCTGCCCAACGGAAACCTGGCCATCACCACCGGCAAGGCCGAGGGCAACTCCAACCTCCACGTTCTCGACAAGTTCGGCACCGTCGTCTGGGAGACCCCGGCCTGGACCGGCAAGAACGGCGTCGACTCGGCCGCGATCATCTCCTCCCCCATCATCGACAAAGACGGCAATATCTTTGTCAGCGACGCAGATCAACTGTGGTCGTACACCAGCGACGGCGTGCTGCGCTGGGTCATCGACCTCCCCGCAGCGCCAAGCCCCAACCCCTTCGCCGACGGATCACGGGCGATCAACCCCTTTGTCACAGCGGCTTTCACGAAGGACGGCGCGGTTTTCGGCACCACCGTGTTCGGGCAGGTGATTGTCGCGGACCGGGCCACCGGCGAGCTGCGCGCACCCGTGTTCCAGCTCCCCGGCTCAATAGCCAAGCGGCACACAAAAACTCCGATGTCCCCGAACATGTGGGCCGGTGGAATGATGGACCCGGCGATCAAAGATCCCATTTTCCAGATCATCATGGGCGGCATAGTCCAGAGCGCGAACACTCCGGCCGTGGACTCGGTGACCGGACGCGTCTACGTCGCGGCAACTGACAAGGAAGAGGACAAGGGCGCGCTCTACGGCCTCGATGTCGTCCCGCCGAAGAACGGTGCCCCCGGCTCGATTTCCATTGCGTTCGCGGCGCAGATGGGCCCTGGCAGCGGTTCGAGCCCCGTTATCTCACCCGACGGAAAAACCGTCTACACGTGTGACGACGAAGGACTCCTCTATGCGTTCGACGCCGCGTCCGGCAAGGAACTCTGGAATGCACCGTCGGGCGCTGCTGCTGCCGCAGTGGCCGTCGACGCCCGAGGATCGATCTACGCACTCACCAATCCCGGTGTCCTCTCCGCATACAGTGCCGCCGGCGCAAAGCTCTGGGACGCCGATCTCAGCGAGCTGACCAATGCGACGCTCCCGGTCAGCGACGTGTACGGCGCACCCGTCGTGCGTGGCAACGGCAACCCGACGGTCGTGAACGGCTCGATTCTGATCGAAGTCTTCTACGGCTACGACGTCCCGATTCAGGGCTACCCCGTCTCGGTGCCGGTGAAGTCCGCCATCGTCGACATCGATCCGGTCACCGGAAAGGGAATGCGCAACATCGGCTTCGCCACCGATACCACCGAAGGGATCCTGGCCGTCACTCCCGACGGGCGAATCTTCTCGACCTTGGGCGTCATGACGTCGACGGCCGTTGCGCCACTCGCGCCGATGATCAACCCGACGCTGCCAGACGGACTCGAATTGATCGCACCGTCCGGCGGACTCGACGGTTTCATCCCGAACAAGTAG
- a CDS encoding flavin reductase family protein, with protein sequence MSVENAAPSALDGRTLRDVMSNFCTGVTVITAHDGESPLGFTCQSLVSVSLDPPLLSFCPAKTSTSWPKLREAGSICINVLAHDQKDMCSAFARGGTDKFSGVDWEAGTNGAPALDGALARIEATIENEHDAGDHTIVIARITDLTVLRHDGPLLFYRGGFGRFDA encoded by the coding sequence ATGTCCGTAGAAAATGCCGCACCGTCGGCGCTGGACGGGCGCACACTGCGCGACGTGATGAGCAACTTCTGCACCGGCGTCACAGTGATCACAGCCCATGACGGTGAGTCCCCACTCGGATTCACGTGCCAGTCCTTGGTCTCGGTCTCTCTCGATCCGCCGTTGCTCTCCTTCTGCCCGGCCAAGACGTCGACGAGTTGGCCGAAGCTGCGCGAAGCGGGGTCCATCTGCATCAACGTTCTTGCGCACGATCAGAAGGACATGTGCTCGGCTTTCGCTCGCGGCGGCACTGACAAGTTCAGTGGCGTCGACTGGGAAGCTGGCACCAACGGCGCGCCTGCCCTCGACGGCGCTCTGGCCCGGATCGAAGCAACCATCGAAAACGAGCACGATGCCGGCGATCACACCATCGTCATTGCGCGCATCACGGATCTGACCGTGCTGCGCCACGACGGCCCGCTGCTCTTCTACCGTGGCGGTTTCGGTCGCTTCGACGCGTAA
- a CDS encoding nuclear transport factor 2 family protein: MTTIETDTTAAITATVTAYLDAVSRGSSADIAALYAENGTLEDPVGSTPVTGREAIAAFFGALEGRTQEIELLTLRVSGSSAAFHFRVVTPMGDKIYEVSPIDVMTFDENAKITSTRAFWAPSDMIAR, from the coding sequence ATGACCACTATCGAAACTGATACCACCGCCGCGATCACAGCGACCGTCACCGCGTACCTCGACGCGGTTTCTCGCGGATCGAGCGCAGACATCGCTGCCCTGTACGCCGAAAACGGGACTCTCGAGGATCCTGTGGGCAGCACACCGGTCACCGGCCGCGAGGCTATTGCCGCATTCTTCGGCGCTCTCGAGGGTCGCACGCAGGAAATCGAACTCCTGACCCTGCGTGTCAGTGGTTCCAGTGCAGCGTTCCATTTCCGCGTCGTCACACCGATGGGTGACAAGATCTACGAGGTCTCCCCCATCGACGTGATGACCTTCGACGAGAACGCCAAGATCACCAGTACGCGCGCATTCTGGGCGCCGTCGGACATGATCGCACGCTGA
- a CDS encoding FAD-dependent oxidoreductase, protein MDNTVDVIVIGSGAAGSAAALQAHADGASVVIVEKSGPDTAGGNTRLSGGGWFVNQDPAAARTFLRSLNGSFPVADDVIDAWAENTHGLSDWLRDLDAPVSMTGQFHSTAEYTELDGSSCYAGMDTIGGAMGNELLYRFLVSALAERGITTLFDTEATTLLTDESGAVIGVETVSGGITSQIQARRGVILATGGFEANPAMVRDYLRLENPKIWGSPSATGDGHRMAQAVGADLWHMNNMMTITGISGDADDPSGHYLALWNAHNYVFLSQEGRRFTDESAEMRHGHVFKEGSYQHFPVRAMNIVFDETMRLAGPLSPGRDVLPVGRLVLDEDYEWSADNQAEIDKGWIVKADTLAELADKLGLDPAVVETSVRRYNEACADGIDDSFGRAPETLAPVTVAPFYAVSGPPLLGWSNGGPRRDGHSRVLDTAGNPIAGLYAAGAVSSTYSAAKDGGFHIADALAFGRVAGAHAATRAAADA, encoded by the coding sequence ATGGATAACACTGTCGACGTTATTGTCATCGGTTCGGGAGCTGCTGGATCGGCTGCAGCATTGCAAGCGCACGCTGACGGCGCATCGGTGGTGATCGTGGAGAAGAGTGGACCTGACACCGCCGGCGGTAACACTCGTCTGTCCGGCGGTGGATGGTTCGTCAACCAGGATCCCGCTGCCGCCCGGACGTTCCTGCGCTCCTTGAACGGATCGTTCCCCGTCGCCGACGACGTGATCGACGCGTGGGCCGAGAACACACACGGGCTCTCGGACTGGCTGCGCGATCTGGATGCGCCGGTGTCGATGACCGGCCAGTTCCATTCCACCGCGGAGTACACCGAACTCGACGGAAGTTCCTGCTACGCAGGGATGGACACGATCGGCGGAGCAATGGGCAATGAACTGCTCTACCGATTTCTCGTCTCCGCGCTCGCGGAACGCGGCATTACAACGCTCTTCGACACCGAAGCGACCACACTCCTGACGGACGAGTCCGGAGCGGTGATCGGAGTCGAAACCGTTTCGGGTGGAATCACTTCGCAGATCCAGGCGCGTCGGGGTGTCATCCTCGCCACCGGCGGCTTCGAGGCAAACCCGGCCATGGTCCGCGACTACCTACGCCTCGAGAACCCGAAAATCTGGGGATCACCGTCGGCAACCGGCGACGGTCATCGCATGGCGCAGGCGGTCGGCGCCGATCTGTGGCACATGAACAACATGATGACCATCACCGGAATCTCCGGCGACGCAGACGACCCGTCCGGGCACTACCTCGCATTGTGGAACGCACACAACTATGTGTTCCTCAGCCAGGAGGGACGCCGATTCACCGACGAGTCGGCCGAGATGCGCCACGGGCATGTGTTCAAAGAGGGTTCCTACCAACATTTTCCGGTGCGAGCGATGAACATCGTGTTCGACGAGACCATGCGGTTGGCCGGGCCGCTGAGCCCCGGCCGCGACGTACTGCCCGTCGGACGTCTGGTTCTCGACGAGGACTACGAGTGGAGCGCAGACAACCAAGCCGAGATCGACAAGGGATGGATCGTCAAGGCGGACACACTGGCTGAACTCGCCGACAAGCTGGGCCTGGATCCCGCCGTCGTCGAAACGAGTGTGCGACGCTACAACGAGGCCTGTGCCGACGGGATCGACGATTCGTTCGGCCGTGCCCCGGAGACCTTGGCTCCAGTGACTGTTGCTCCGTTCTACGCCGTCTCCGGTCCACCGCTGCTGGGGTGGAGCAACGGCGGACCGCGCCGCGACGGGCACTCCCGTGTCCTCGACACCGCCGGTAATCCGATTGCCGGGCTCTATGCGGCAGGCGCTGTCAGCTCCACGTACAGCGCAGCCAAAGACGGTGGATTCCACATCGCCGACGCCCTCGCGTTCGGTCGCGTTGCCGGTGCCCATGCAGCGACCCGGGCCGCCGCAGACGCCTGA
- a CDS encoding mycofactocin-coupled SDR family oxidoreductase, with protein MRLEGKIALVTGAARGIGRAQAVRFAEEGADIIAIDVCSAVDTTLTPPSTEADLADTVAQVRALGRRIESAVVDVRDLEALRSAVDSAVGTLGGLDIVCATAGITSSDGALTMSEDRWQTMLDVNLTGVWHTTSVAAPHLIERGGGSMTLTSSIAGLRGLVGVAHYTAAKHGVVGLMRSLAKELAPYNVRVNTVHPTNVDTPMIQNPAVSSKFRPDLENPTREEFAEAAMTMNMLAIPWIEPVDVANAALFLSSDEARYITSVALPVDAGSSSR; from the coding sequence ATGAGACTAGAGGGAAAGATCGCACTGGTCACCGGTGCGGCACGGGGAATCGGGCGGGCCCAAGCCGTGCGTTTTGCCGAAGAGGGCGCAGACATCATCGCGATCGACGTGTGCAGTGCGGTGGACACCACGCTCACGCCACCGTCGACGGAAGCCGATCTCGCGGATACCGTCGCACAGGTTCGGGCGCTGGGACGGCGGATCGAGTCGGCAGTGGTGGATGTTCGTGATCTCGAGGCGCTGCGTAGTGCCGTCGATTCGGCAGTCGGAACACTCGGCGGACTCGACATCGTCTGCGCAACAGCGGGTATCACGTCCTCGGACGGGGCTCTGACAATGTCGGAAGACAGGTGGCAGACGATGCTGGATGTGAACCTGACCGGCGTGTGGCACACCACTTCCGTCGCAGCGCCGCATCTGATCGAGCGGGGTGGGGGATCGATGACGCTCACCAGTTCCATCGCCGGCCTCAGAGGGCTCGTCGGAGTTGCGCACTACACGGCAGCCAAACACGGTGTTGTGGGCTTGATGCGGTCACTGGCAAAGGAATTGGCGCCGTACAACGTGCGGGTCAATACGGTGCATCCCACCAACGTCGACACACCGATGATTCAGAACCCCGCGGTGAGCAGCAAGTTTCGCCCCGATCTGGAGAATCCGACTCGCGAAGAGTTCGCCGAAGCCGCGATGACGATGAACATGCTGGCGATACCGTGGATCGAGCCGGTGGATGTGGCAAACGCCGCCCTCTTCCTCTCCTCCGACGAGGCCCGCTACATCACGTCCGTCGCACTGCCCGTGGATGCGGGTAGCTCGTCTCGCTGA
- a CDS encoding mycofactocin-coupled SDR family oxidoreductase has product MRRLEGMRVLVTGAAGGMGRAHCIRLAEEGASVIALDVAATGLDETASAVRDLGGAAVTGTADICDFEELDRVVADCVAELGGLDVVVANAGVYDTPGPSWTIDPSVWNRCLDVNLTGTWHTVKACVPHFGDGGSVVLVSSTAGIKGIAGASHYSSAKHAVVGLARTLANELGAQSIRVNSVHPGSVRTPMIINERVFANLCPDIENPTESDAAAVLSARNLLPVPWVDPVDVSNAVLFLASAESRYMTGCQLVVDAGLTQKV; this is encoded by the coding sequence ATGAGGCGGCTTGAGGGCATGCGCGTGCTCGTGACCGGTGCGGCCGGCGGCATGGGCCGCGCACACTGCATTCGGCTGGCAGAAGAGGGTGCGTCGGTGATCGCGTTGGACGTGGCAGCAACCGGGCTCGACGAAACTGCCTCGGCCGTGCGCGATCTCGGCGGCGCGGCGGTCACGGGCACTGCTGACATCTGCGACTTCGAGGAACTCGACAGGGTGGTGGCGGATTGCGTCGCCGAACTCGGCGGGTTGGACGTCGTTGTTGCCAACGCAGGCGTCTACGACACACCTGGACCTTCGTGGACCATCGATCCGTCCGTGTGGAATCGCTGTCTCGACGTCAATCTGACCGGAACCTGGCACACCGTGAAAGCGTGTGTTCCGCACTTCGGCGACGGCGGGTCTGTTGTTCTTGTCAGTTCGACGGCAGGAATCAAAGGCATTGCCGGAGCGAGTCATTACAGCTCCGCCAAGCATGCCGTCGTCGGTCTGGCACGAACACTGGCCAATGAGTTGGGAGCGCAGAGTATTCGCGTCAACTCGGTGCACCCGGGCTCGGTGCGGACACCGATGATCATCAACGAACGGGTTTTCGCGAACCTGTGCCCCGACATCGAGAATCCCACTGAATCCGACGCAGCAGCCGTCCTGAGTGCCCGAAACTTGTTGCCCGTGCCGTGGGTAGATCCGGTGGACGTGAGTAACGCTGTTCTGTTTCTCGCGTCCGCGGAGTCCCGTTACATGACCGGCTGTCAGTTGGTGGTCGACGCCGGCCTGACCCAGAAGGTGTGA
- a CDS encoding NAD(P)/FAD-dependent oxidoreductase, whose amino-acid sequence MTDPDISTAPLDAAPLDAVVIGAGVAGLYAMYRLRKQGLRVHGFEAGSGVGGTWYFNRYPGARCDVESFDYSFSFSEELQQDWDWSEKYATQPEILAYLDHVADRFDLRSGFTFDTRVSSAHFDEGTALWRVQTNDGRDVTSRFVVCATGSLSTANMPNIEGRDSFAGDVFHTGFWPHEGVDFTGKRVGVIGTGSSGIQSVPLIAEQAEHLYVFQRSANYSVPAGNTPLDDTRRAEIKANYAERRALSKRSGGGSPFVADPRSALEVAEDERTAAYEERWRLGGVLFGKTFADQTSNLEANDTARTFAETKIRSVVEDQSIADVLIPNDHPIGTKRIVTDTNYYQTYNRDNVSLVDLKKAPIESIDAAGIKTTESHYDLDALVFATGFDAMTGALDRIDIRGRGGETLRENWQAGPRTYLGLGINGFPNLFVVTGPGSPSVLTNMILAAEQHVDWIADAIAHLDANDLTTIEPSVEAVDGWIDECSRRASATLFTSANSWYMGANIPGKPRIFMPFIGGFGVYSDICSDVAAQGYRGFQLNSAVHA is encoded by the coding sequence ATGACCGATCCTGATATCTCCACCGCACCACTCGACGCCGCACCACTCGACGCCGTAGTCATCGGCGCCGGCGTCGCAGGTTTGTACGCCATGTATCGACTCCGCAAGCAGGGGTTGCGCGTCCATGGCTTTGAAGCCGGCTCCGGAGTGGGTGGTACGTGGTACTTCAACCGCTACCCGGGGGCTCGGTGTGACGTCGAGAGCTTCGACTACTCCTTTTCCTTTTCCGAAGAACTGCAACAGGATTGGGACTGGAGTGAAAAGTATGCTACGCAGCCCGAGATCCTCGCCTACCTGGATCACGTAGCCGATCGGTTCGATCTGCGCAGTGGTTTCACCTTCGACACCCGCGTGAGCAGCGCGCATTTCGACGAGGGAACAGCGCTCTGGCGAGTGCAGACAAACGATGGGCGCGATGTCACGTCCCGGTTCGTCGTGTGCGCCACCGGCAGTCTCTCGACGGCGAACATGCCGAACATCGAAGGTCGAGACTCCTTCGCGGGAGACGTTTTTCACACCGGATTCTGGCCGCATGAAGGCGTCGACTTCACTGGAAAACGTGTTGGCGTCATCGGTACCGGATCGTCGGGAATTCAGTCCGTGCCGTTGATCGCCGAGCAGGCCGAGCACCTGTACGTCTTCCAGCGATCAGCGAATTACAGTGTCCCGGCGGGAAACACACCTCTCGACGACACGCGCCGTGCCGAAATCAAGGCAAACTATGCCGAGCGTCGTGCGCTCAGCAAGCGCAGCGGCGGCGGTTCACCGTTCGTCGCGGACCCACGAAGCGCGCTGGAGGTAGCCGAAGACGAGCGGACTGCAGCGTACGAGGAACGATGGCGTCTCGGTGGTGTGCTGTTCGGCAAGACGTTCGCCGATCAGACCAGCAACCTCGAAGCCAACGACACGGCTCGCACGTTCGCCGAGACCAAGATCCGTTCCGTGGTGGAAGACCAGTCGATTGCGGACGTCCTGATCCCGAACGATCATCCCATCGGTACCAAACGCATTGTGACGGACACGAACTACTACCAGACGTACAACCGGGACAACGTCAGCTTGGTCGATCTGAAGAAGGCTCCGATCGAGTCGATCGATGCCGCCGGAATCAAGACCACCGAATCTCACTACGACCTGGATGCGCTCGTGTTTGCCACCGGCTTCGACGCGATGACCGGTGCGCTCGATCGGATCGACATCCGTGGGCGCGGCGGGGAAACCTTGCGGGAGAACTGGCAAGCCGGGCCGAGAACCTATCTGGGACTGGGGATCAACGGCTTCCCGAACCTGTTTGTCGTGACCGGACCGGGCAGCCCGAGTGTTCTGACCAACATGATCCTCGCGGCAGAACAGCACGTCGACTGGATTGCGGACGCGATTGCGCATCTCGACGCGAATGATCTCACCACCATCGAGCCGAGCGTCGAGGCGGTCGACGGGTGGATCGACGAGTGCTCACGCCGAGCATCGGCCACGCTGTTCACTTCGGCGAACTCCTGGTACATGGGCGCAAACATTCCCGGTAAGCCGCGGATATTCATGCCGTTCATCGGCGGGTTCGGCGTTTACAGCGACATCTGTTCCGACGTTGCGGCACAGGGGTACCGAGGTTTCCAGCTGAACAGTGCGGTCCACGCATGA
- a CDS encoding serine hydrolase, whose product MSTAAGAGAAPINFPTTGSAFLDTGSLSGSTDPALAERINAAFAAHGIPGAQVVYTDAKGRQEFNYGVASNETGNAVTSDTVFEAASLTKVVASYVVLQLVDEGVIDLDLPLSEYFEYPRIAADPAAHKITARMALTHTTGLPNWATGPSSAEFETTPVSTTFEPGTQWSYSGEGFYYLQKTVESLTGKPFADLASERVFQRFGMTSSDLLTRPAFDAVTAVGHTADGTAKAVRNFPRANVAYTLRTTAGDYSKFLRGALLAGEGLEPATRDMMFTAAGSADHGGSNKDAIAHIKWGLGIGLQENELGKAIWHWGDNGAFKAFFIAYPETGRSVVIMTNSESGLETVNDVVHEFFGPMTMYATDWIKEAE is encoded by the coding sequence ATGTCAACCGCAGCCGGTGCCGGGGCTGCGCCAATCAACTTCCCCACCACCGGATCTGCCTTTCTCGATACCGGCTCCCTGAGCGGAAGCACGGATCCCGCCCTAGCAGAGCGAATCAACGCGGCATTTGCCGCACACGGCATTCCCGGAGCGCAGGTCGTCTACACGGATGCCAAGGGACGCCAAGAGTTCAACTACGGTGTCGCGAGCAACGAGACCGGTAACGCCGTCACATCGGATACCGTCTTCGAGGCCGCCTCGCTGACCAAGGTGGTGGCGTCGTACGTCGTCCTCCAACTGGTGGACGAGGGTGTCATCGACCTCGATCTGCCCCTATCCGAGTATTTTGAGTACCCGCGCATCGCAGCCGATCCCGCAGCCCACAAGATCACCGCCAGAATGGCGCTGACGCACACCACCGGCCTACCCAACTGGGCGACCGGCCCCTCGAGTGCCGAATTCGAGACCACCCCGGTCAGTACTACTTTCGAACCCGGAACCCAGTGGTCGTACTCGGGTGAAGGTTTCTACTACCTTCAGAAGACCGTCGAGTCGCTCACCGGAAAACCGTTTGCGGACCTTGCCTCGGAACGCGTCTTCCAGCGCTTCGGAATGACAAGTAGTGACTTGCTGACCAGACCGGCTTTCGACGCCGTCACCGCTGTCGGCCATACCGCCGACGGCACCGCAAAGGCCGTTCGCAATTTCCCCCGGGCAAACGTCGCGTACACCTTGCGGACGACGGCCGGCGACTACTCGAAGTTCCTGCGCGGCGCACTTCTCGCTGGCGAAGGACTCGAACCTGCTACTCGGGACATGATGTTCACCGCTGCCGGCAGCGCTGACCACGGCGGCAGCAACAAAGACGCGATCGCCCACATCAAGTGGGGCCTCGGCATCGGTCTGCAGGAAAACGAACTCGGGAAGGCCATCTGGCACTGGGGCGACAACGGCGCGTTCAAAGCCTTCTTCATCGCCTACCCCGAGACGGGTCGCAGTGTTGTGATCATGACAAACAGCGAAAGTGGACTCGAAACGGTCAACGACGTCGTTCACGAGTTCTTCGGTCCCATGACGATGTACGCCACGGACTGGATCAAGGAAGCCGAGTAA
- a CDS encoding NADH:flavin oxidoreductase: MTTAPDVLALAKLGPVTVRNRIIKSATFEGKTPDALVTDELIEFHRRPAAGGVGMSTVAYCAVAPEGRTEYGQLWMRPDALPGLRRLTDAIHAEGAAASAQLGHAGPVANQKSTGLPALAPSSSFNPLSMRMIRTATTADITRIAAAHGTAAQLAVEAGFDAVEIHFGHNYFASSFLSPKLNRRKDSYGGSLENRARVVLETARSVRDAVGGKIAILAKLNMDDGVPGGFWVDEAIQVAQWLEASGSVDALELTMGSSLLNPMYLFKGDAPIREFAAAMPQPVRLGVQLVGKSMLHAYPYQPLFMLEEARQIRAAVKLPLVLLGGVTDKAGMDTAMAEGFEFVAMARALLREPDLVNRIAAESDTRSLCIHCNKCMPTIFSGARCVLVERA, encoded by the coding sequence ATGACGACTGCTCCCGACGTGCTCGCTCTGGCCAAGCTCGGCCCGGTGACTGTGCGAAACCGGATCATCAAGTCCGCGACCTTCGAAGGCAAGACCCCCGACGCACTGGTGACCGACGAGCTGATCGAGTTTCATCGCCGCCCCGCAGCGGGCGGAGTCGGGATGTCCACCGTTGCGTATTGCGCCGTCGCACCGGAGGGCCGTACCGAATACGGGCAGCTGTGGATGCGGCCGGATGCACTGCCCGGACTGCGTCGTCTCACCGATGCCATTCACGCCGAAGGTGCGGCAGCGTCCGCCCAGCTCGGGCACGCCGGTCCGGTGGCGAACCAGAAGTCGACCGGGCTGCCCGCTCTGGCACCATCGAGTTCCTTCAACCCGCTGAGCATGAGGATGATTCGCACCGCCACCACCGCGGACATCACCAGAATTGCTGCGGCACATGGCACTGCCGCACAACTTGCAGTCGAGGCAGGATTCGACGCCGTCGAGATCCATTTCGGTCACAACTACTTTGCGAGCTCGTTTCTGAGCCCGAAACTGAACCGTCGCAAGGACTCCTACGGTGGATCGCTGGAGAACAGGGCTCGCGTTGTCCTCGAGACGGCGCGCAGTGTGCGCGATGCCGTCGGCGGGAAGATCGCGATCCTGGCGAAGCTGAACATGGACGACGGTGTGCCAGGCGGGTTCTGGGTGGACGAAGCAATCCAGGTGGCTCAGTGGCTCGAGGCGTCCGGCAGCGTCGACGCGTTGGAATTGACGATGGGTAGTTCGCTGCTCAATCCGATGTACCTGTTCAAAGGTGATGCGCCGATCCGTGAGTTCGCAGCCGCGATGCCGCAACCGGTTCGGCTGGGTGTGCAGTTGGTGGGAAAGAGCATGTTGCATGCGTATCCGTACCAGCCGCTGTTCATGCTGGAAGAGGCTCGGCAGATCCGTGCCGCGGTGAAGTTGCCGTTGGTGCTACTCGGCGGAGTCACGGACAAGGCCGGTATGGACACCGCGATGGCAGAGGGCTTCGAGTTTGTCGCGATGGCCCGCGCCTTGCTTCGCGAACCGGACCTGGTGAATCGGATTGCGGCAGAATCCGATACCCGGTCGCTGTGCATCCACTGCAACAAATGCATGCCGACTATCTTCAGCGGAGCGCGCTGCGTGTTGGTCGAACGCGCATAA
- a CDS encoding ABC transporter ATP-binding protein gives MEPILKVRNLQTGYGDLRVVWDVSFDVYPGQVTALLGRNGAGKTSTLRALSGLNKVASGTVEMDGADITGVPAHKRVRQGMAYVQEGKRVFHKQTVEQNLLLGGYTRKVKRSELMESVESMYEMFPILGEKRSLPAGSMSGGQQQMLAIGAALMAQPRLLLLDEPSGGLAPVIVGEVMDRVQLLKETGLAVLLVEQAVEAAMSVADHVTVLDIGKVVLDADAKDIDDLAVLKDAYFGRV, from the coding sequence ATGGAACCGATTCTCAAGGTCCGGAACCTGCAAACCGGATACGGCGATCTGCGGGTCGTCTGGGATGTGTCGTTCGACGTCTATCCCGGCCAGGTGACAGCCCTGCTCGGACGCAACGGAGCCGGCAAGACGAGCACGCTTCGCGCTCTGTCCGGACTTAACAAAGTGGCGTCGGGGACCGTCGAGATGGACGGCGCCGACATCACCGGAGTTCCCGCACACAAGCGGGTGCGTCAGGGAATGGCTTATGTGCAGGAAGGCAAGCGGGTCTTCCACAAGCAGACCGTCGAACAGAACCTGCTGCTCGGTGGCTACACCCGCAAGGTGAAGCGCAGCGAACTCATGGAGTCCGTCGAGTCCATGTACGAGATGTTCCCGATCCTGGGGGAGAAGCGCTCGCTGCCGGCTGGTTCCATGTCCGGTGGTCAGCAGCAGATGCTCGCGATCGGTGCAGCTTTGATGGCGCAGCCTCGGTTGCTGCTGCTCGACGAACCTTCCGGTGGGCTCGCTCCCGTGATTGTCGGCGAGGTGATGGACCGCGTGCAGCTACTCAAGGAAACCGGGCTTGCGGTCCTGCTGGTGGAGCAGGCCGTTGAAGCGGCGATGAGCGTCGCCGATCATGTGACGGTCCTCGACATCGGCAAGGTGGTTCTCGACGCCGACGCCAAGGACATCGACGACCTGGCCGTGCTCAAGGACGCGTACTTCGGACGCGTCTGA